Proteins co-encoded in one Callospermophilus lateralis isolate mCalLat2 chromosome 2, mCalLat2.hap1, whole genome shotgun sequence genomic window:
- the Slc22a11 gene encoding solute carrier family 22 member 11 isoform X1: MAFEQLLEGTGGMGLFQALQVLTLLLPAVWMPSQLLMENFSAAVPDHRCWARALDNGSETPTNLSLEALLAVSIPRGPNQQPHQCLRFRQPQWQLLDPNATATDWSEAATEPCVDGWVYDHGTFTSTIVTKWDLVCSSRGLKPMGQSVYMAGILVGFFIWGLLSHRFGRKPMLSWCCLQVAMASTGTVFSPNFFIYCSLRFLSAFGLAGIILTLSTLMVEWTTTHKRAVSMTILGCTFSTGQMALAGLAFALRDWRDLQLAVSVPFFAISLISWWLPESARWLIIRGKPEQALQELKKVARINGHKEAKKTLTIEVLMSSMEEEMASAEDHGSVLDLFRVPMLRWRTCAMLMVNFSLLFSYYGLVLDLQSLGRDIFLLQALFGAVDFLGRATTILSLRFFGRRITLAGSQALAGVSILANMLVPQDLQTLRVAFAVLGKGCFGMSLTCLTVYRTELFPTPLRMTADGFLQSVGRLGAMMGPLVRMAHQALPLLPPISYGAIPIVSSLLLFSLPETQGLPLPDTIQDLESQASAVARGDRQEVVTLESTWL, translated from the exons ATGGCATTTGAACAGCTCCTGGAGGGGACCGGGGGCATGGGCCTCTTCCAGGCCCTGCAGGTCTTGACCCTGCTCCTCCCGGCCGTCTGGATGCCTTCCCAGCTGCTCATGGAGAACTTCTCCGCTGCTGTCCCTGACCACCGCTGCTGGGCCCGCGCCCTGGACAATGGCTCCGAGACCCCCACAAACCTCTCCCTTGAAGCCCTCCTGGCTGTCTCCATCCCACGGGGCCCCAACCAGCAGCCACACCAGTGTCTCCGCTTCCGCCAGCCGCAGTGGCAGCTCCTGGACCCCAACGCCACGGCCACCGACTGGAGCGAGGCCGCCACAGAGCCGTGTGTGGACGGCTGGGTCTATGACCACGGCACCTTCACCTCCACCATTGTGACCAAG TGGGACCTGGTGTGCAGCTCCCGGGGCCTGAAGCCCATGGGCCAGTCCGTCTACATGGCCGGGATCCTGGTGGGCTTCTTCATCTGGGGCCTCCTTTCCCACCG GTTCGGGCGGAAGCCGATGCTGAGCTGGTGCTGTCTACAGGTGGCCATGGCCAGCACCGGCACCGTCTTCTCCCCGAATTTCTTCATCTATTGCAGCCTCAGGTTCCTGAGTGCTTTCGGGCTAGCGGGCATCATCCTGACCTTGTCAACGCTCA TGGTGGAGTGGACCACGACCCACAAGAGGGCTGTTTCCATGACGATACTGGGATGCACCTTCAGCACGGGCCAGATGGCCCTGGCCGGCCTGGCCTTCGCCCTGCGGGACTGGAGGGACCTCCAGCTGGCCGTGTCCGTGCCCTTCTTTGCCATCTCCCTGATATCCTG GTGGCTGCCAGAGTCTGCCCGGTGGCTGATTATCAGGGGCAAACCAGAACAAGCGCTTCAGGAACTCAAGAAGGTGGCCAGGATAAACGGCCACAAGGAGGCCAAAAAGACGCTGACCATAGAG GTGCTGATGTCCAGCATGGAAGAAGAGATGGCCTCTGCAGAGGACCATGGGTCAGTGCTGGACCTCTTCCGTGTGCCAATGCTCCGCTGGAGGACCTGTGCCATGCTGATGGTGAA CTTCTCCCTGCTGTTCTCCTACTACGGGCTGGTCCTGGACCTGCAGAGCCTGGGCAGGGACATCTTCCTCCTGCAAGCCCTCTTCGGAGCCGTGGACTTCCTGGGCCGGGCCACCACCATCCTCTCGCTCAGGTTCTTTGGCCGCCGTATAACACTGGCGGGGTCCCAGGCCCTGGCCGGCGTCTCCATCCTGGCCAACATGCTGGTGCCACAAG ACCTGCAGACCCTGCGCGTGGCCTTCGCTGTGCTGGGGAAAGGATGCTTTGGGATGAGCCTGACCTGCCTCACCGTCTACAGGACCGAGCTCTTCCCCACCCCGCTGCG GATGACCGCGGATGGCTTCCTGCAGTCGGTAGGCCGCCTGGGGGCTATGATGGGCCCCCTGGTCAGGATGGCCCACCAGGCGCTGCCCCTGCTGCCCCCGATCTCCTACGGCGCCATCCCCATCGTATCCAGCCTGCTTCTGTTCTCCCTCCCGGAGACCCAGGGGCTGCCCCTCCCCGACACCATCCAGGACCTGGAGAGTCA ggcatcagctgtggccagGGGCGACCGGCAAGAAGTGGTCACTCTAGAAAGCACCTGGCTCTAG
- the Slc22a11 gene encoding solute carrier family 22 member 11 isoform X2: MAFEQLLEGTGGMGLFQALQVLTLLLPAVWMPSQLLMENFSAAVPDHRCWARALDNGSETPTNLSLEALLAVSIPRGPNQQPHQCLRFRQPQWQLLDPNATATDWSEAATEPCVDGWVYDHGTFTSTIVTKWDLVCSSRGLKPMGQSVYMAGILVGFFIWGLLSHRFGRKPMLSWCCLQVAMASTGTVFSPNFFIYCSLRFLSAFGLAGIILTLSTLMVEWTTTHKRAVSMTILGCTFSTGQMALAGLAFALRDWRDLQLAVSVPFFAISLISWWLPESARWLIIRGKPEQALQELKKVARINGHKEAKKTLTIEVLMSSMEEEMASAEDHGSVLDLFRVPMLRWRTCAMLMVKMTADGFLQSVGRLGAMMGPLVRMAHQALPLLPPISYGAIPIVSSLLLFSLPETQGLPLPDTIQDLESQASAVARGDRQEVVTLESTWL, encoded by the exons ATGGCATTTGAACAGCTCCTGGAGGGGACCGGGGGCATGGGCCTCTTCCAGGCCCTGCAGGTCTTGACCCTGCTCCTCCCGGCCGTCTGGATGCCTTCCCAGCTGCTCATGGAGAACTTCTCCGCTGCTGTCCCTGACCACCGCTGCTGGGCCCGCGCCCTGGACAATGGCTCCGAGACCCCCACAAACCTCTCCCTTGAAGCCCTCCTGGCTGTCTCCATCCCACGGGGCCCCAACCAGCAGCCACACCAGTGTCTCCGCTTCCGCCAGCCGCAGTGGCAGCTCCTGGACCCCAACGCCACGGCCACCGACTGGAGCGAGGCCGCCACAGAGCCGTGTGTGGACGGCTGGGTCTATGACCACGGCACCTTCACCTCCACCATTGTGACCAAG TGGGACCTGGTGTGCAGCTCCCGGGGCCTGAAGCCCATGGGCCAGTCCGTCTACATGGCCGGGATCCTGGTGGGCTTCTTCATCTGGGGCCTCCTTTCCCACCG GTTCGGGCGGAAGCCGATGCTGAGCTGGTGCTGTCTACAGGTGGCCATGGCCAGCACCGGCACCGTCTTCTCCCCGAATTTCTTCATCTATTGCAGCCTCAGGTTCCTGAGTGCTTTCGGGCTAGCGGGCATCATCCTGACCTTGTCAACGCTCA TGGTGGAGTGGACCACGACCCACAAGAGGGCTGTTTCCATGACGATACTGGGATGCACCTTCAGCACGGGCCAGATGGCCCTGGCCGGCCTGGCCTTCGCCCTGCGGGACTGGAGGGACCTCCAGCTGGCCGTGTCCGTGCCCTTCTTTGCCATCTCCCTGATATCCTG GTGGCTGCCAGAGTCTGCCCGGTGGCTGATTATCAGGGGCAAACCAGAACAAGCGCTTCAGGAACTCAAGAAGGTGGCCAGGATAAACGGCCACAAGGAGGCCAAAAAGACGCTGACCATAGAG GTGCTGATGTCCAGCATGGAAGAAGAGATGGCCTCTGCAGAGGACCATGGGTCAGTGCTGGACCTCTTCCGTGTGCCAATGCTCCGCTGGAGGACCTGTGCCATGCTGATGGTGAA GATGACCGCGGATGGCTTCCTGCAGTCGGTAGGCCGCCTGGGGGCTATGATGGGCCCCCTGGTCAGGATGGCCCACCAGGCGCTGCCCCTGCTGCCCCCGATCTCCTACGGCGCCATCCCCATCGTATCCAGCCTGCTTCTGTTCTCCCTCCCGGAGACCCAGGGGCTGCCCCTCCCCGACACCATCCAGGACCTGGAGAGTCA ggcatcagctgtggccagGGGCGACCGGCAAGAAGTGGTCACTCTAGAAAGCACCTGGCTCTAG